The Nitrospiraceae bacterium region GACGCTCGATGGACTGTTGATGGGCATGGGCTCCCTTGCCTCAGCAGTAGAGTTGGCCCAAACGATCAAGTTTAACATTATCGATGCCCATTGGGCTTACCCTGATGGCGTGGCAGCTGCAATTCTAGCAAAGGTATTGAAACTTCCTTTGGCGATTACTGTTCGTGGCGACGACATAAATATCTTTTCCCATCAGCTCGGCCGACGCCAACTTATCCGGTGGGCCTTTAAAACGGCAGGCATTGTAATTGCGCTTTCTGAAGATTTGAAGGAGGCAGTTGAAGCTCTGGATATTCCTGCCTCAAAAGTGGTCGTAATCCCCAACGGTGTAGATCCAAACCGATTCTATCCATCTGATAAAACGGCGTCTCGCCGTCGCCTTGGATTACCGCTGGAAGGCAGAATCTTGCTTTCTGTGGGGCGGCTGCACATGTCCAAGGGGCACCCGACCCTCGTAGAAGCACTGGCTCTAATTCGAGACAAGTTTCCCGACCTGACGCTTTATATTGTTGGCGATCCTGACCATGAGGCGGATGCTAAGCATGAGATCGAAGGACTGACGGAACGGTATGGGTTGAGTGGCAGAGTACACATAGTCAAATCCCAACCACCGCAAGTACTGGCAGACTGGTATAGGGCGGCAGACCTATTTTGCCTGGCGACTTCGCGTGAAGGGTCTGCAAACGTGTTGCTTGAGGCGCTAGCCTGTGGTCTTCCTTGCATCACGACTCCGGTTGGAGGCAACCCAATGGTTTTATGTGATCCTGAATTGGGGGTTCTTGTGCCGCAGGATGCTCACTCCATAGCAAATACCATCGTTCGTTGCCTTGCTCGTAATTGGGATAGGGACCGCATTGTGGCGCATGCCCATAATCGGACTTGGAGGGTCGTTGCTGAAGAGTGCTATTCGCATCTTTCATCAATTGTGACCCGAGCAGAAAACATCGAGTTTTCGCTGCTGCCGGAAAGGGCTGATCCAGATGCTCCGGGGCAACGCACTTGACTATAGTCAAATTTTCGCTCTCACAAAGCAGGTTGCTTTATGAAAGTCCTACATGTCCTCAATCACAGTCTGCCTTATATTGATGGGTACAGCATACGAAGTTTCAACATCTTGCAGCATCAGAAACTGCAAGGTCTGAATGTGACAGCAGTCACCTCGCCAAAACATGAAAGACCCACTTCACCAGTTGAGGTTATTCACGGAGTATCATTCTACCGGACGCTTCCGGAAGAGCCGAAATACGGTGTTTTTGCTTTGCCTTTCCTCAAGGAAAGCCTGTTGATGCTTAGGCTATATTCAAGAATTAAAGAAATTGCCCAGAGAGAGAAGGTTGACCTAATTCATGCTCATTCTCCTTCCCTGAATGTAATCCCGGCATATGCTGTTGGGCGTCGATTGCAACTGCCAGTGGTTTACGAGGTACGGACCTTATGGGAAGAGTTACCAGAGGATCGCATTCCTTCTCTCTTCGATAGGATGAGATATCATATTAGTCAATGGATCGATTGTCGTTTGCTGCGCCTGGTTGATGCAGTTACCGTTATCTGTGAAGGAATAAAACGAGAGGTCCTATCCTATGGTGTTCCAGAGGGCAGTGTGGTAGTTGTTCCCAATGGAATAGATGT contains the following coding sequences:
- a CDS encoding glycosyltransferase family 4 protein; its protein translation is MILKGIQGEVGMVPQASGLDEAEKSTPADGRLRVLCFTSLFPNSQLPRQGLFVRERVKALSKLCDVRVIAPVPWAPPTQWLGKRYYRYSQIEKIDYQDGLEVKHPRWIGIPKVFKTLDGLLMGMGSLASAVELAQTIKFNIIDAHWAYPDGVAAAILAKVLKLPLAITVRGDDINIFSHQLGRRQLIRWAFKTAGIVIALSEDLKEAVEALDIPASKVVVIPNGVDPNRFYPSDKTASRRRLGLPLEGRILLSVGRLHMSKGHPTLVEALALIRDKFPDLTLYIVGDPDHEADAKHEIEGLTERYGLSGRVHIVKSQPPQVLADWYRAADLFCLATSREGSANVLLEALACGLPCITTPVGGNPMVLCDPELGVLVPQDAHSIANTIVRCLARNWDRDRIVAHAHNRTWRVVAEECYSHLSSIVTRAENIEFSLLPERADPDAPGQRT